The genomic interval CCTTCTCGCAAAGCCACCTATTGAAAGAAGTGGATTCCTTATTTCATGAGCCACTTTTGCTGCCATCTCTCCAAGAGCAGCCATTCTCTGAGCCGATGCAACCTTTTCTCTTAATACCTTCATCTCGGTTATATCTTTTATGAGATGAACAGACCCTATCACATCTCTTGACTTATTCAGTACAGGAGAACATGAAATAAGATAGGTCTTTCCTGTCTTTGGGTCAAAGAGTTCCTGCGTAACAGTACCTTTTATCTCCTCTTTATAAGCACATAGTGACCACTGCTCTGATACATCCCTGAAAACCTCAAAACTCTTCTTCCCTACTATCTCATCTACTGGCCTATTCAGTAGTTCTACCACTGCCTTATTGACCTTCCTCACTGTAAAATTGATATCTGTCACATAAAGGTAGTCAGAAATAGATTCAAATATATTTTCGAGTTCCTGCTCTGCCTGTGCTACATGCTCAAAGAGTCGAGCATTCTCTATTGCCGATGCTATCTGGTCAGTAAAGCCCTTTAAAAATTCCATATCATGCTCTGTTATAGGTCTCCTTGAAAAGAGGTTATCTACCCATAAAATACCTATTACCCTATCTCTTGATATTAATGGAACAACCGCATATGCCATTGTTCCGAGTTGCTGGATGAGAACAGGGTCAGAAAGAGGCTCTGAATGAACATCTGTAACATTGAAAGCTTTCTTTTCTTTAACAGCCCTTGTAAGAATCGTATCTTCGTCAAGTGAGATCTCTATCCCGCAACAGAGCCTATCTATAAAAGAGTCTTTTCTAAGTGGGCTGTCGTCTATCTCGTTTATTAGGGAATGGAGATTCTTGTGTTCCATAGATAATCTTGACCATATCTGCCATGCTTCTTCATGACTCGAAGGACCAACCCCCATTGCCCCTTTTAAAAGATTTTTATTATCATCCAGAAGAAAGAGCATTGCCCGGTTAAACCCAAGGCCATCTCCCATAGTAACTGCTGTAAGAACCATCCTGAGGAGTTTGTCAAGTTCGAGTGTCCCCCTCATAGCAGAACTTATAAAAAATAGCCTTGACAGTTCATTATTTTTTCTCAGCAATTCTTTTTCTATTCTCTTTTTCTCTGTTATATCTCGAGCTATCCCACTTACACCAATGACATTTCCATTGGAGTCCTTAATTGGAGAAAGGGTGAGACTAACATCAATAAGCCTTCCATCTTTTGTCCTTCGCACAGTCTCTATGTCCTTTAATGTTTCTCCCCTTTTTACCCTTTCGGTATAACTCTTTTCTGTTTCGACAAGAAAGTCGGGAATAAATGGAAGAAACATGCCAATAGCCTCTTGTTTTTTATAACCGTATATCTTTTCTGCTCCTATATTCCACGATGTAACAATACCTTTTAAATCAGAGGTTACTATTGCATCAGCACTGTTTTCTATCAGACCCTGAAGATAATCCTTTAATTCCTCTATTCGATTTTTTGCCTCAATAGCCTCTCTTTCTTGTCTCAGGGCATTTTCATAAAGAATTGATTTATCTATTACAATAGCAACAATGGATGCAAGACCTTCAAGCGTTATAATATCATCCTGTGTAAATGAGACTATGTTGCCGTCAGGTGACATTTTATCGAAGATGCCAAATGTCCCTATTATCTGAGAACCTATCTTTAAAGGTGTGCATATTGCTGTCTGTATCTTTATATTTGGGGCAATAGCACCAAATTCTTCAGGATTTTTTGCAAGTATTGTCTTTCCTTCTAATGCTGCCTTCCCTGCTATTCCCTCCCCTATACGCACTGTTATTGCATCTTTGACATCTTCGGGAAAACCAAAAGACGCCCTGATTTTTAGCTCGTCTCCCTCTATAAGCCGTATCATGCATCCTGTTGCATTAAATAGTTTTGTGGCGTCTTCAGAGATTTTTCTTAGAAGTTCATCAAAATCGCCTATAGATATTATTGCCTTTGTTAATTCATAAATAACAGTAATCCTGTTAAGCTGTTCCTTTGTAATCTTATAAAGTTCTATATTCCTTTCAACTGTTTCTTGAAGCTTTTTGAGTACTTCTCTATCAGTGCCAAGAAAACTCTCCATTGAAATGTCCTGCATATCCGTTGCCCCTAAAGCACCTTCTGTCATGCTATCTCCTGCTGAATTCCCTGTAAAGTTTTAGATAGCGGGCAGCAGATCTCTGCCATGAAAAATCTCTGTCCATAGCATTTTTTATCATTCTTTGCCACACTCCCTTATCTTCATAAACCTTTAACGCTCTATTTATGCAGCTTATAAGACTTGATGAAGAATATTCATCAAAAAGAAAACCTGTCTCTCCATCCTCTATGGTATCTGTAAGCCCTCCTGTCCTTCTCCCTATAGGTATTGTTCCATAGCGCATTGCTATCATCTGCCCCAGACCGCAAGGCTCATATCTCGAAGGCATGAGGAACATATCCGAGCCAGCATATACAATGTGTGCTATAGCTTCATCAAATCCTGAGTAGAAAAAAATCCTTTCAGCAAATTGTTTTTTTATAGAGTCAAGCAGTTTATGAAAATAATCCTCTCCTTTTCCAAGTATAACAATATTTACACCCTTTGCAACTATATCAGGAATTGCATCTGCAAATATATCTATCCCTTTCTGACTGGAGAGCCTACCCACAAATGACAATAAAGGTGCATCAACATTATCCAAGGTGCAATGCTTTATTAACTTTAGTTTACACTTTCTCTTTCCAGATAGCCTATTTCTGTCATAAGTATATGGAAGGAATCTATCAGCAGAAGGATTCCACTCATCATAGTCTATGCCATTGAGTATGCCGAATATGCGGTCTGCCCTCTTTCTCAGTATGCCATCAAGTCCAAAACCTGATTTTGAAGTCAGTATTTCTTTTGCATAAGTCATGCTCACAGTAGTAATAATGTCTGCTCCAACTATACCTGCCTTAAGAAAGTTTACATTGCCGTAAAACTCCACTGCTTCCATATTAAAAAACTCCCAACCAAGTCCTGTTATATCCATTGTCTGCGGTGGAAATATTCCTTGATAACCCAGATTATGTATGGTTATGACAGATATTGTTTTTCTAAATACATCTGCTTTGCTATAAATAGTCTTTAAATAAAGCGGGATAAGTCCTGTTTGCCAGTCATTACAATGTATGACATCAACAGCTATATTCAACCTTTTAAATGCCTCGAGAACACTTTTAGAAAAAAATGAAAATCTCTGGTCATTATCAGGATAATCGCCATATGGAGTTCCATAAAGCTCATCCCTGCCAAAATATGCTTCATTGCTTATAAAAAAAACATTGGATAGGGCGGAAAACACCTTACACTTTCTTGTGGCTTTTCCAAGAGGGATGTCAAACTCTATGCCAGTATCAGTTATCCGTTCCTTGAACATCTCCCATGTCTTCTTATAGAGCGGAACAAATAAAAAAGCCTCTATCCCCATTTTTAAGTATTCCTTAAAAAGAGCGCCTGTTACATCAGCAAGCCCCCCTGTTTTTGAAAAAGGGACAGCCTCTGATGTTATTATAGCGATTGTCATTATATCTTTGCTTCCCTGAGAAATTTTGTTGCTTCTTCTGGAGGAGTGGGATTAATAAAAAATCCCGAGCCCCATTCAAAGCCTGCTCTCCTTGTGAGTCTCGGAAGAATCTCAAGATGCCAGTGATAATAGTCATTCATCTCTTCTTTAAATGGAGAAGTATGAAGTATAAAATTGTATGGAGGCATGTCAAGAACTTTGTCTATCTGTTTGAGAATTCTCTGTAATATCTCTGCAAGGCTTGCAAAGCTTTTATCAGGTGGATAAAAATAAGACTCATGATTTTTTGGCAATATCCATGTTTCGAAAGGATCTCTTGGTGCAAAGGGAGAAAGTGCTACATACCTATCATTTTCATATATAACCCTTTTCCCTGAATCCAGTTCCTGGCTGATTATGTCGCAGAATATACAACGTTCTTTGCTATCGTAATATTTCTTCGATGATTCCATTTCCTCCCTTACAGTTTTTGGGACAATCGGCAGAGCTATCAGCTGACTGTGACTGTGTTCAAGAGATGCTCCAGCAACTTCGCCTTCATTTTTGAAAATCAGAACATACTTAAACCTTATGTCCTTCTTTAAATCCGTCAGTCTGAAATAATATGCCCATAGCACATCTTCCACCGCACGCTGTGACATCGTAGAGAGAGATAACTGATGGTCAGGTGTTTCTATAATTACTTCATGAGCGCCGATACCATTCATCATATCAAACACCCCTTCGCCCCTTTTATTAAGGTCTCCATGTATCTGAAGTGCAGGGAATTTATTTGGCAATACCCTGAGTGTCCATCCCGGAGAATTCGGGGGTGTACTTGCAGGTCTAAAAGCTATAATCTCAGGCGGTGTTGTATGTTCATTGCCAGGGCAGAAAGGACAAAATCCACCGGCCTTTCTTTTTTGTGAGGGTGATATAAAGTCTGTAGGTCTTTTCCCTCTCTCAACCGATATGATTACCCATCTCCCAGATATAGGGTCTTTTCTTAATTCAGGCATATATCCTCCAAAAATAAATTCAAAGTTTAAGATGCAAAATTATGCAATCCCTTAATTTTGATTTTTGCACTTTACATTTTCCATTTAAGTTATAATTATACCACTATGAAACCAAGTTTTCATGCAAGACCTGTCAACGGACCGTTTGAGGACCCGTGCGTTTATGTAAGAATCTTGAGAGAAAAAAGGGCTTTACTCTTTGACTTAGGATATATAGGAAGACTCGAACTCGGCAATCTCTTAAAGATAACAGATATTTTTGTAACCCATATGCATATGGATCACTTTGCAGGATTCGATATTATCTTAAGAAATATCCTTCGAAGAGCTATTCCCCTTAGAATTTTTGGACCTGAAAATATAACCTCATGTGTAGAAGGAAAATTAAAAGGATATACATGGAATTTGATAAAAGATTATCCCTTAAAAATAGAAGTCTTTGAAATAAAGGACAACTCAATATTACAAACAAATTTTTATGCTGAAAATGCATTTGAAAAAATAGTGCATGATGAGAAAAAATTTAATGGGATACTTATAGACGATCCACTATTTAAAGCAACAGGGCTTATCTTATCTCACCAGATCCCTGTTATGGCTTTCTCTTTAGAAGAAGATTTTCATATAAACATTAACAAAGCTATGATAGAAGATAGAAAATTGCCTGTTGGCCCATGGCTGTCAAGTCTGAAAAAAGCAATCAGGGAAAAGCAGAAGTCAGAAAACAGAAGTCAGAAGACAGAAAAAAAGATATTTGAGATAAGCAATAAAGTTTACAGTCTGGAGGAGTTAATGGATATTGCCACAATCACAAAGGGACAAAAAATATCTTATGTAATGGATATTTCTCCTGTGGATGAAAATGTCGAAAAGATAATTCCTTTTGTAAGGGACTCTGACATATTATTCTGCGAGGCATATTTCTTAGAAAAGGACCGTGATAGGGCTGAGGAAAGACACCACCTTACAGCAGCCATTGCAGGAAGGATCGCAAGGGAGGCAAATGTAGGAAGCCTCGAAATCATGCACTTTTCTCCAAAGTATAGGCATTGTATAGATGAGTTATATAATGAGGCAATGAGGGAGTTTAGGGGATGAATATGAACTATCTTGAAGAGATAAAAAAATTAGAGGAATTAGATAAAAAATATATCTGGCATCCATTTACACAGATGAAAGACTGGCTCGAGGAAAAACCGATAATAATAACAGAGGGAAGAGATTGTTTTATAAAAGATATTCATGGTAAATGGTATATTGACGGTGTTTCATCGATATGGGTAAATATTCACGGACATAGGAAAAAAGAGATAGATGATGCAATAAAAAAACAGCTTGACAAAATAGCACACTCTACCCTGCTCGGACTTGCTAATATACCATCAATCAAACTGGCAGAAAAGCTTATCCAGATTGCACCAAAACCTTTAGCCTTTAAGTCTCGACATTTTGCCTTAACTAAGGTTTTTTATTCTGACAATGGTTCCACTGCTGTTGAAGTTGCTTTAAAAATGGCATTTCAATACTGGATTCATAAAGGTGTAAAGAACAAGCATTCATTCTTATCACTAAAAAATGCATACCATGGAGATACCATTGGTGCAATGAGTGTTGGGGGTATTGACATATTCCACAAAACATTTGAACCACTGTTTTTCAAGACATTCAAAGCACCTTCCCCTTATTGTTACAGATGTGAATTAGAAAAAACTCCTTCAGAGTGTTCTTTTGAATGCCTTACAGAAATGGAAGACATATTAGAAAAGCATTCAGACAAAATTGCTGCTGTTATTGTTGAACCCATTGTTCAGGCAGCAGGCGGAATGATTGTATGGCCAGAAGGATATTTAAAAAGAGTGAGAGAGCTTTGCAATAAACATAATGTGCTACTAATTGCTGATGAAATAGCAACAGGCTTTGGCAGGACAGGAAAGATGTTTGCGTGCGAACATGAAGATGTAGTACCTGATATTATGTGTCTATCAAAAGGCATAACAAATGGCTATATGCCATTGGCTGCCACGCTGTCAACAGATGAGATTTATGATACATTTTTAGGCGAATTTAAGGATCTAAAAACCTTCTTTCACGGGCATTCTTATACAGGTAATCCTTTAGCATGCGCTGCTGCGATTGCAAGTATTGATTTGTTTGAAAAAGAAGGGACTTTAAAAAGCATACAGCCAAAAATTGCACTCCTTGAAAAAAAATTGAAAGAGATCGCTGATTTACCGAATGTAGGCAATGTAAGAAACAAAGGTCTCATTGCAGGCATTGAACTTGTAAGAGACAAATTCTCAAAAGAGCCTTATCCATGGGAAGAAAAAATAGGATGGAAGGTTGCTTACAAAGCAAGGGAAGATGGGGTTTTGATAAGGCCGTTAGGCAATATAATCGTTGTAATGCCTCCGCTTGCAATCAGTGTGGAAAATCTCAACCGCTTGATGAATGTGATAAAAAAGGCTATACTTTCGGTAACAAATAATTAGAAAAGGAGTAGGAGGAGCAATGAAGATTTATACATCAAATAATCTTTTCAGGTTTCTTGTCATTTCAGTTCTCGCTCTATTTCCAGCCATACTTTTTGCGGGCGAATACATCATAAAAAAGGGCGATACTTTATGGGACATATCTGAAGAGAAAATGAGAGATCCATTCCTTTGGAAAAAACTCTGGAAGGCAAACCCGCACATTAAAAATCCTGATCTTATTTTTCCGGGGCAGAAACTAAATATTCCGAGAGATGTTGTAGAAAATAAAAAAGAGGGAATACAGGAAGAAATTGGAGTTGTGCCAAAAAAAACAGAGGGAAACATAATCCCTGTAAAAGTCATGCCAAAAACAATACCAGCACAAAAGAAAAATTATCTCACCTCAAAGGAAATTCTCTTACAGGGTGGTTACATCTCTGATGATGTAAAAAGTATAGGTAAAATATATGGGTCGTCTCAGAAAAAAACACTTCTTGGTCGAGGAGATTATGTATGCATAGAAACTGAAAAACCAACACACATAAATGATAAATTTTACATCTTAAACCAACCCGAAAAAGTAATACATCCTGTAACAGAGGACCACATTGGTTATCTGATTAGAATCAAAGGAATAATAGAAGTTGTTGGAGAAGACAATGGAAATAAGAAGGCATTAGTCATTGAATCTTATAATGAAATTACAATTGATGATATGCTTATAACTTTTTATCCTGTAGAGTCACCCATAGAGCCTGATAAACAAAGAAGGCCAGCAGTCACTGGATATATTATAAAGCTGTGGGATAAATATAATATGAGTAGTGCAGGCAGTATAGTTTATCTCGATAAAGGGGCATTGGATGGCATTGAAATCGGCGATATGTTCAATGTTTTCTCAAGTGAAAAGCCACATATTCCACTTGGAACAATTCAAGTAATAACTACCAAAGATAAGACTTCTGTGGCTTTATTAAAAAAGGCATTTAGTGAAGTCAAGGCGGGCGATTTATTCAGAAATTAAGAAGGGCTGCTTAAAGCAGCAGCCCTTCTTAATTGTAAGTTGCCAACTTGTTAAGTGGTGAGTATTTTTAATGCTCTTAGTCTGCTTGGATGTTTAAGTTTTCTCAGTGCCTTTGCCTCAATCTGTCTTACACGTTCTCTTGTGATAGAAAGATACCTACCCACCTCTTCAAGAGTATGATCCCTGTCAACCCCAATGCCAAACCTCATCCTG from Dissulfurispira thermophila carries:
- a CDS encoding PAS domain S-box protein, whose amino-acid sequence is MTEGALGATDMQDISMESFLGTDREVLKKLQETVERNIELYKITKEQLNRITVIYELTKAIISIGDFDELLRKISEDATKLFNATGCMIRLIEGDELKIRASFGFPEDVKDAITVRIGEGIAGKAALEGKTILAKNPEEFGAIAPNIKIQTAICTPLKIGSQIIGTFGIFDKMSPDGNIVSFTQDDIITLEGLASIVAIVIDKSILYENALRQEREAIEAKNRIEELKDYLQGLIENSADAIVTSDLKGIVTSWNIGAEKIYGYKKQEAIGMFLPFIPDFLVETEKSYTERVKRGETLKDIETVRRTKDGRLIDVSLTLSPIKDSNGNVIGVSGIARDITEKKRIEKELLRKNNELSRLFFISSAMRGTLELDKLLRMVLTAVTMGDGLGFNRAMLFLLDDNKNLLKGAMGVGPSSHEEAWQIWSRLSMEHKNLHSLINEIDDSPLRKDSFIDRLCCGIEISLDEDTILTRAVKEKKAFNVTDVHSEPLSDPVLIQQLGTMAYAVVPLISRDRVIGILWVDNLFSRRPITEHDMEFLKGFTDQIASAIENARLFEHVAQAEQELENIFESISDYLYVTDINFTVRKVNKAVVELLNRPVDEIVGKKSFEVFRDVSEQWSLCAYKEEIKGTVTQELFDPKTGKTYLISCSPVLNKSRDVIGSVHLIKDITEMKVLREKVASAQRMAALGEMAAKVAHEIRNPLLSIGGFARRLEKRLDGDLKENARIIVNEVQRLEGILNDTLSFVKSARLNKKLVDINEIIDGIINLMEPTVYDRGNALIKEIEYPVEAFIDYDRIKEAVLNIVNNANQATDNGSIMIRAYVRKTYSDSETDLFEHRREKKEAVIEVEDTGCGIRKEDIDRVFDPFFTTRPTGTGLGLSITKRIIEEHGGKIEVESVWGKGTKFKIYLPLEEE
- a CDS encoding LysM peptidoglycan-binding domain-containing protein, translated to MKIYTSNNLFRFLVISVLALFPAILFAGEYIIKKGDTLWDISEEKMRDPFLWKKLWKANPHIKNPDLIFPGQKLNIPRDVVENKKEGIQEEIGVVPKKTEGNIIPVKVMPKTIPAQKKNYLTSKEILLQGGYISDDVKSIGKIYGSSQKKTLLGRGDYVCIETEKPTHINDKFYILNQPEKVIHPVTEDHIGYLIRIKGIIEVVGEDNGNKKALVIESYNEITIDDMLITFYPVESPIEPDKQRRPAVTGYIIKLWDKYNMSSAGSIVYLDKGALDGIEIGDMFNVFSSEKPHIPLGTIQVITTKDKTSVALLKKAFSEVKAGDLFRN
- a CDS encoding glycogen synthase, which encodes MTIAIITSEAVPFSKTGGLADVTGALFKEYLKMGIEAFLFVPLYKKTWEMFKERITDTGIEFDIPLGKATRKCKVFSALSNVFFISNEAYFGRDELYGTPYGDYPDNDQRFSFFSKSVLEAFKRLNIAVDVIHCNDWQTGLIPLYLKTIYSKADVFRKTISVITIHNLGYQGIFPPQTMDITGLGWEFFNMEAVEFYGNVNFLKAGIVGADIITTVSMTYAKEILTSKSGFGLDGILRKRADRIFGILNGIDYDEWNPSADRFLPYTYDRNRLSGKRKCKLKLIKHCTLDNVDAPLLSFVGRLSSQKGIDIFADAIPDIVAKGVNIVILGKGEDYFHKLLDSIKKQFAERIFFYSGFDEAIAHIVYAGSDMFLMPSRYEPCGLGQMIAMRYGTIPIGRRTGGLTDTIEDGETGFLFDEYSSSSLISCINRALKVYEDKGVWQRMIKNAMDRDFSWQRSAARYLKLYREFSRR
- the galT gene encoding galactose-1-phosphate uridylyltransferase produces the protein MPELRKDPISGRWVIISVERGKRPTDFISPSQKRKAGGFCPFCPGNEHTTPPEIIAFRPASTPPNSPGWTLRVLPNKFPALQIHGDLNKRGEGVFDMMNGIGAHEVIIETPDHQLSLSTMSQRAVEDVLWAYYFRLTDLKKDIRFKYVLIFKNEGEVAGASLEHSHSQLIALPIVPKTVREEMESSKKYYDSKERCIFCDIISQELDSGKRVIYENDRYVALSPFAPRDPFETWILPKNHESYFYPPDKSFASLAEILQRILKQIDKVLDMPPYNFILHTSPFKEEMNDYYHWHLEILPRLTRRAGFEWGSGFFINPTPPEEATKFLREAKI
- the bioA gene encoding adenosylmethionine--8-amino-7-oxononanoate transaminase, translated to MNYLEEIKKLEELDKKYIWHPFTQMKDWLEEKPIIITEGRDCFIKDIHGKWYIDGVSSIWVNIHGHRKKEIDDAIKKQLDKIAHSTLLGLANIPSIKLAEKLIQIAPKPLAFKSRHFALTKVFYSDNGSTAVEVALKMAFQYWIHKGVKNKHSFLSLKNAYHGDTIGAMSVGGIDIFHKTFEPLFFKTFKAPSPYCYRCELEKTPSECSFECLTEMEDILEKHSDKIAAVIVEPIVQAAGGMIVWPEGYLKRVRELCNKHNVLLIADEIATGFGRTGKMFACEHEDVVPDIMCLSKGITNGYMPLAATLSTDEIYDTFLGEFKDLKTFFHGHSYTGNPLACAAAIASIDLFEKEGTLKSIQPKIALLEKKLKEIADLPNVGNVRNKGLIAGIELVRDKFSKEPYPWEEKIGWKVAYKAREDGVLIRPLGNIIVVMPPLAISVENLNRLMNVIKKAILSVTNN
- a CDS encoding ribonuclease Z — translated: MKPSFHARPVNGPFEDPCVYVRILREKRALLFDLGYIGRLELGNLLKITDIFVTHMHMDHFAGFDIILRNILRRAIPLRIFGPENITSCVEGKLKGYTWNLIKDYPLKIEVFEIKDNSILQTNFYAENAFEKIVHDEKKFNGILIDDPLFKATGLILSHQIPVMAFSLEEDFHININKAMIEDRKLPVGPWLSSLKKAIREKQKSENRSQKTEKKIFEISNKVYSLEELMDIATITKGQKISYVMDISPVDENVEKIIPFVRDSDILFCEAYFLEKDRDRAEERHHLTAAIAGRIAREANVGSLEIMHFSPKYRHCIDELYNEAMREFRG